A single Candidatus Sulfotelmatobacter sp. DNA region contains:
- a CDS encoding alpha/beta hydrolase: MLKPANWGGPGMLGAAALMFPLHLLVLSGIGLILTIAAVGAGIPLASVLFGLSTAATVILAVAPCVALWSLARREHVPLSLGQYLAAGLSPNRGGPRPSLSRSYATIDGQDLMLDVWRSRASANRPRPAIVKVHGGGWVLGERGEGPMWNEWLNQRGFDVFDVDYRLPPRATWRDEVADVKSAIGWVATHATELEIDPARISVWGMSAGGNLAMLAAYSMGDPRLPASTPEPAVKIRCVINLYGSSELERQHASGGSPDNESLAIRRYVGGSPEQFPDRYRLLSLIGHVDAKSPPTLTLLGASDRIVPIDQATLLDRALAAAGVVRETWLLPATDHAFDANWGGFATQFARARIEAFLNRHS; this comes from the coding sequence GTGTTGAAGCCCGCGAACTGGGGCGGGCCCGGCATGCTGGGGGCAGCCGCACTCATGTTCCCGCTGCATCTCCTGGTGCTGAGCGGGATCGGCCTGATCCTGACGATCGCGGCGGTCGGCGCCGGAATCCCGCTCGCGTCCGTGCTTTTCGGCCTGTCGACTGCAGCCACCGTGATTCTGGCCGTCGCGCCGTGCGTCGCCCTCTGGAGCCTCGCGCGCCGCGAGCACGTGCCGCTCTCGCTCGGCCAGTACCTGGCCGCCGGCCTGTCGCCGAATCGCGGCGGGCCGCGTCCTTCGTTGAGCCGGTCGTACGCGACCATCGACGGCCAGGATCTGATGCTCGACGTCTGGAGAAGCAGGGCGAGCGCGAATCGGCCGCGCCCGGCAATCGTCAAGGTGCACGGCGGTGGGTGGGTGCTCGGAGAACGTGGCGAGGGTCCGATGTGGAACGAATGGCTGAACCAGCGGGGCTTCGACGTGTTCGACGTCGACTATCGCCTGCCGCCTCGCGCCACGTGGCGCGATGAAGTCGCGGACGTCAAGAGCGCCATCGGCTGGGTCGCAACCCATGCCACGGAGCTTGAGATCGATCCGGCGAGGATCAGCGTGTGGGGCATGTCGGCCGGCGGGAATCTCGCGATGCTGGCCGCCTACAGCATGGGTGACCCGCGGCTGCCGGCCTCCACCCCGGAGCCGGCGGTGAAGATCCGCTGCGTGATCAACCTCTACGGATCGTCCGAGCTCGAGCGCCAGCACGCGTCGGGCGGCAGTCCCGACAACGAATCGCTCGCGATCCGGCGTTACGTCGGCGGCTCTCCGGAACAGTTCCCCGATCGCTACCGATTGCTTTCGCTGATCGGTCATGTCGACGCGAAGTCTCCGCCGACCCTCACGCTCCTCGGCGCGAGCGATCGTATCGTGCCGATCGATCAGGCCACCCTCCTCGATCGGGCCCTGGCCGCCGCCGGCGTCGTTCGTGAGACCTGGCTGCTGCCCGCCACCGATCATGCCTTCGACGCGAACTGGGGCGGATTCGCAACACAATTCGCGCGCGCCCGGATCGAAGCCTTCCTGAATCGCCACTCCTGA
- a CDS encoding YciI family protein, with protein MKYLCLIYDDEKSMARMSKSDSDALMGEYFGFTESIKKTGHYIGGEALQPVATATTVRVRNGKVSTTDGPFAETKEQLGGFYFIEARDLNDAIQVASRIPSARLGSIEVRPIVDFSKEQAAREAAQSARA; from the coding sequence ATGAAGTACCTGTGCCTGATCTATGACGACGAGAAGTCCATGGCCAGGATGTCGAAGAGCGACTCCGACGCGCTCATGGGCGAGTACTTCGGTTTCACCGAGAGCATCAAGAAGACCGGGCATTACATTGGCGGAGAAGCGCTTCAGCCCGTGGCGACCGCCACCACGGTGAGGGTCCGGAACGGCAAGGTCTCGACCACCGACGGTCCGTTCGCCGAGACCAAGGAGCAGCTCGGCGGCTTCTACTTCATCGAGGCGCGCGATCTGAACGACGCGATCCAGGTGGCCTCGCGCATCCCATCCGCCCGCCTGGGCTCGATCGAGGTGCGCCCGATCGTCGACTTCTCCAAGGAACAGGCGGCGCGCGAAGCGGCCCAGTCCGCCCGGGCCTGA
- a CDS encoding DJ-1/PfpI family protein has translation MSRRPGGNGDERRGGRTRRVAMLAFPDVQVLDVTGPLEVFSRTSRWLLEQGLRRDPAYAVEIIGLERGPFRASSGLRLYADHGFREIGAGLDTLLIAGGVGAHRYCTDAALLSWIQRQSKVVRRLASVCTGAYFLAEEPSLLKYLSRLIATTRRPRDA, from the coding sequence ATGTCGAGGCGGCCCGGAGGGAATGGCGACGAGCGGCGCGGCGGAAGAACGCGCCGCGTCGCCATGCTCGCATTTCCCGACGTGCAAGTCCTCGACGTCACCGGGCCGCTCGAGGTGTTCTCGCGCACCTCGCGCTGGCTGCTGGAGCAGGGCCTGCGCCGCGACCCGGCCTATGCGGTCGAGATCATCGGCCTCGAACGTGGCCCGTTCCGCGCCTCGTCTGGCCTTCGCCTCTACGCGGATCACGGTTTCCGCGAAATCGGTGCCGGCCTCGACACGCTGTTGATCGCGGGCGGCGTCGGCGCGCATCGCTATTGCACCGACGCCGCTCTTCTGAGCTGGATCCAGAGACAATCGAAAGTGGTGAGACGCCTGGCTTCGGTCTGCACCGGCGCGTACTTCCTCGCCGAAGAGCCCTCCTTGCTGAAATACTTGTCGAGATTGATCGCGACCACGCGCAGGCCCCGAGACGCGTAG
- a CDS encoding RNA polymerase sigma factor, giving the protein MSSGETTARGRIEALYRSESRRVLATLIRLLGDFDLAEEALHEAFTAALDRWPETGIPASPRAWLVSTGRFKAIDALRRRARHDDKLKELAHQIEGAPAWDADLEDQALEDDRLRLIFTCCHPALTPDAQIALTLRTVCGLNTEEIAHAFLTQPSTLAQRIVRAKSKIRDAGIPYEVPQRADLPERLEAVLHVVYLVFNEGYSRSSGETLMRTDLSEEAIRLGRLIVDLLPEPEAIGLLALMLLQESRRGARTSAGGEMVLLEDQDRTLWDRDRIAEGIALVERALGSRRFGPYSIQAAIAAVHAEAPTAAATDWAQIAGLYDVLLRAEPSAVVELNRAAAIAMRDGPAAGLDLIDALLARGELPDYLHAHSARADLLRRLGRREEAACAYARALELARQEPERRFLERRLRELASAS; this is encoded by the coding sequence GTGTCGAGCGGCGAGACCACCGCGCGAGGGAGGATCGAGGCCCTCTATCGCTCGGAGTCTCGCCGCGTCCTCGCCACGCTGATTCGCCTGCTTGGCGACTTCGACCTCGCCGAAGAGGCGCTCCACGAGGCGTTCACCGCCGCACTCGACCGCTGGCCCGAGACCGGCATTCCGGCAAGTCCCCGCGCCTGGCTGGTCTCGACCGGGCGATTCAAGGCGATCGACGCGCTCCGACGCCGTGCCCGCCACGACGACAAGCTGAAGGAGCTGGCCCACCAGATCGAGGGCGCGCCGGCATGGGACGCAGATCTGGAGGATCAGGCGCTCGAAGACGACCGGCTGCGCCTGATCTTCACCTGCTGCCATCCCGCGCTCACCCCCGATGCCCAGATCGCCCTGACTCTGCGCACGGTCTGCGGGCTCAACACCGAGGAGATCGCGCACGCCTTTCTCACCCAGCCCTCGACGCTGGCGCAGCGAATCGTGCGCGCCAAGTCGAAGATTCGCGACGCGGGGATCCCGTACGAGGTGCCGCAGCGGGCCGATCTGCCGGAGCGGCTCGAGGCGGTGCTCCACGTCGTCTACCTGGTGTTCAACGAGGGCTATTCGCGCTCGTCGGGCGAAACGCTCATGCGCACCGATCTTTCCGAAGAGGCCATTCGGCTCGGCCGCCTGATCGTGGACCTGCTTCCCGAGCCGGAGGCGATCGGGCTGCTGGCCCTGATGCTGCTCCAGGAGTCGCGGCGCGGCGCGCGGACCTCGGCGGGGGGCGAAATGGTGTTGCTCGAGGATCAGGATCGCACGCTCTGGGACCGGGATCGGATCGCCGAGGGGATCGCCCTGGTCGAGCGGGCGCTGGGCTCTCGGCGCTTCGGTCCCTACTCGATTCAGGCCGCGATCGCCGCGGTGCATGCCGAAGCCCCGACGGCGGCCGCCACCGACTGGGCGCAGATCGCGGGACTCTACGACGTGTTGCTTCGGGCCGAGCCCTCGGCGGTGGTCGAGCTCAATCGGGCTGCCGCGATCGCCATGCGCGACGGGCCGGCGGCAGGCCTCGATCTGATCGATGCGCTGCTCGCCCGCGGTGAGCTGCCCGACTATCTGCACGCGCACTCCGCGCGCGCCGATCTCCTCCGGCGGCTCGGACGGCGGGAGGAAGCGGCCTGCGCTTACGCTCGCGCCCTCGAGCTGGCGCGGCAGGAGCCGGAGCGGCGTTTTCTCGAACGCCGGCTTCGCGAGCTGGCCTCGGCGAGCTGA
- a CDS encoding META domain-containing protein: MNSASGAGTGAAAGAAAGAKPSAARVNPHPGLASSEWQVDEIEGQAVVTQSHASLSFGTGGKVAGNTGCNQFSGSARLAGSSVHFSPMASTRKACQPELMSQETRMMKALGGVTGYLVDTTGVLHLNGADGTTLMKLTRATQ; encoded by the coding sequence ATGAACTCGGCTTCGGGCGCCGGCACCGGCGCCGCAGCGGGCGCAGCGGCCGGTGCGAAGCCATCGGCGGCGCGCGTCAATCCGCATCCCGGGCTTGCCTCGAGCGAGTGGCAGGTGGACGAGATCGAAGGCCAGGCGGTCGTGACCCAGTCCCATGCGTCGCTCTCCTTCGGCACCGGAGGCAAGGTCGCCGGCAACACTGGCTGCAATCAGTTCAGCGGCTCGGCCAGGCTCGCGGGCTCCTCGGTGCACTTTTCGCCCATGGCGTCCACCAGGAAGGCCTGCCAGCCCGAGCTGATGTCGCAGGAGACGCGCATGATGAAGGCGCTGGGAGGCGTGACGGGCTACCTCGTCGACACCACCGGCGTGCTTCATCTCAATGGCGCCGACGGCACGACCCTGATGAAGCTCACGCGCGCGACGCAGTAG
- a CDS encoding DUF3298 domain-containing protein — MSPSSRASEGPRTIRAAVPFVVLGVLLAAGCGQPAAHPAGGEIAFTIRTFERKSAGCDSNGACAHIRIDYPEIAGAPSPAARESLQSCIFGWVLRSPVDSLPLASAEAAMQAYLDAYAKFRRSFPNAMARWDADRRATILPSPPGIATLAATVFEYNGGAHPNTVTHFASLDVSNGRRLRPDDLLLAGSAPQLVQLAEQAFRRARRLPASSALADSGYWFPNGFHLPSEFAVTPQGFRFYFNAYDVAPYVMGPTDFTVPYSELSSLIRRDGLLRSKANS; from the coding sequence GTGAGTCCATCCAGCCGGGCGAGCGAAGGTCCGCGGACGATTCGGGCAGCGGTCCCGTTCGTCGTGCTCGGCGTTCTTCTCGCCGCAGGTTGCGGACAACCCGCCGCGCATCCCGCCGGAGGCGAGATCGCGTTCACCATCCGCACCTTCGAGCGGAAGAGCGCCGGCTGCGACAGCAACGGCGCCTGCGCGCACATTCGCATCGACTACCCGGAGATCGCCGGCGCCCCGAGCCCGGCCGCGCGTGAATCGCTCCAGTCCTGCATCTTCGGCTGGGTGCTCCGGAGCCCGGTGGACTCCCTGCCGCTCGCGAGCGCCGAGGCCGCCATGCAGGCCTACCTCGACGCGTATGCGAAATTCCGCCGCTCGTTCCCGAACGCCATGGCACGCTGGGATGCCGATCGGCGCGCGACCATCCTGCCCAGTCCGCCGGGCATCGCCACGCTCGCCGCCACGGTGTTCGAATACAACGGCGGCGCGCACCCCAACACCGTGACGCACTTCGCGAGCCTCGACGTCTCGAATGGACGGCGGCTCCGGCCCGACGATCTGCTGCTCGCGGGCTCGGCGCCCCAGCTCGTGCAGCTCGCCGAGCAGGCGTTTCGCCGGGCCCGCCGACTTCCCGCGTCGTCGGCGCTCGCCGATTCCGGTTACTGGTTCCCGAACGGCTTTCACCTGCCGTCGGAGTTCGCGGTCACGCCTCAGGGCTTCCGCTTCTACTTCAATGCCTACGACGTTGCCCCGTACGTGATGGGCCCCACCGATTTCACGGTTCCCTATTCGGAGCTGTCGAGCCTGATTCGCCGGGATGGGTTGTTGAGAAGCAAGGCCAATTCATGA
- a CDS encoding APC family permease, whose product MAAGERRRQQALEVRSEEQRVEAKSAVFQKELGLFDLVLTQIVFVVGTIWVGTAAKLGDHQLFFWLLAIATFYLPLAAVVIELNRLMPLEGGLYQWAKLGFNEFIGFMVAWDLWIFAIFVMSGIGLTVVTNLAYALGPGAHWIAQSRWFTTIFSCALVGVLVGVSTRGLSIGKWIHNAGGLLLSLTFLTLVLLPFAAVLAGKLPYYHPLRWAVPSFWRSGDGMLGNNLNIFSKLALGALTGFEYVAILAGECRTPGRSIGRSVVIAAPIIALMFILGTSAVLAYVGPEEVDLIGPMAQVLSRGLGQFGVVAGGVVSLVIFALIGRMVALMSIYLTANARLPMVAGWDDLLPKWFTRLHPRFHTPVNSILVVGATALAFGLLGILGVGMQEAFQLLDNAAGIFYASTYVVLFAIPLFAAERVGLRAPLWLKIACVSGALVSILYIGFTIVPIVHVENRRWFALKLIAVALALNLAGVALYRAGRRRPAFEAGTPGTTPA is encoded by the coding sequence ATGGCTGCGGGGGAGAGGCGGCGCCAGCAGGCGCTCGAAGTTCGCAGCGAGGAACAGCGGGTCGAAGCCAAGAGCGCCGTTTTCCAGAAGGAGCTCGGGCTCTTCGACCTGGTGCTCACCCAGATCGTGTTCGTGGTCGGAACCATCTGGGTGGGTACCGCGGCCAAGCTCGGCGACCACCAGCTGTTCTTCTGGCTGCTCGCGATCGCCACCTTCTACCTGCCGCTGGCGGCGGTGGTCATCGAGCTCAATCGCCTGATGCCGCTCGAGGGCGGCCTCTATCAGTGGGCGAAGCTCGGATTCAACGAGTTCATCGGCTTCATGGTGGCGTGGGATCTCTGGATCTTCGCGATCTTCGTGATGTCGGGAATCGGACTCACGGTGGTGACGAATCTCGCCTACGCGCTCGGCCCCGGCGCCCACTGGATCGCGCAGAGTCGCTGGTTCACCACGATTTTCAGCTGCGCGCTGGTCGGTGTTCTGGTCGGGGTCTCGACCCGCGGACTGTCGATCGGCAAATGGATCCACAACGCCGGCGGCCTGCTGCTCTCGCTCACGTTCCTCACCCTGGTGCTGCTTCCCTTCGCGGCCGTGCTGGCCGGGAAGCTGCCGTACTACCACCCGCTCCGCTGGGCGGTGCCTTCGTTTTGGCGGAGCGGGGACGGAATGCTCGGCAACAATCTCAACATCTTCAGCAAGCTCGCGCTGGGAGCCCTCACGGGATTCGAATACGTGGCGATTCTCGCCGGGGAGTGCAGGACACCGGGCCGCAGCATCGGGCGCTCGGTGGTGATCGCCGCGCCGATCATCGCGTTGATGTTCATCCTCGGCACCTCAGCGGTCCTCGCATACGTCGGACCGGAAGAGGTGGATCTGATCGGACCGATGGCGCAGGTGCTGAGCCGCGGTCTCGGTCAGTTCGGTGTGGTGGCCGGGGGCGTGGTCTCGCTGGTGATCTTCGCGCTGATCGGCCGCATGGTGGCGCTGATGAGCATCTATCTCACCGCCAACGCCCGCTTGCCGATGGTGGCCGGCTGGGACGACTTGCTGCCGAAGTGGTTCACGCGACTCCATCCGCGATTCCACACTCCGGTCAATTCGATTCTGGTGGTCGGCGCGACGGCGCTGGCGTTCGGGCTGCTGGGGATTCTCGGGGTCGGCATGCAGGAGGCGTTTCAACTGCTCGACAACGCCGCCGGCATCTTCTACGCCTCGACCTACGTGGTGTTGTTCGCGATCCCGCTGTTCGCGGCCGAGCGCGTCGGGCTCCGGGCGCCGCTCTGGCTGAAGATCGCGTGCGTCTCCGGAGCGCTGGTTTCGATCCTCTACATCGGCTTCACCATCGTGCCGATCGTCCACGTCGAGAATCGCCGCTGGTTCGCCCTCAAGCTGATCGCGGTCGCGCTGGCGCTCAACCTCGCCGGAGTGGCGCTCTACCGCGCGGGCCGGCGCCGTCCGGCGTTCGAAGCGGGCACGCCGGGCACCACACCCGCCTAG